In Nocardioides marinus, one DNA window encodes the following:
- the arfB gene encoding alternative ribosome rescue aminoacyl-tRNA hydrolase ArfB, producing MPDDLPVTRTLVIPGSELSERFSRSSGPGGQGVNTADSRVELVWDVAGSALPDHVRRRVLDQLAGRLVDGVITVAASEHRTQLANRRAARERLATLVRRAAGPPPAKRRPTKPTRGSQRRRLDAKKRRGEVKRGRSGDWS from the coding sequence GTGCCCGACGACCTGCCCGTGACCCGGACCCTGGTGATCCCGGGGTCCGAGCTCAGCGAGCGGTTCAGCCGGTCCTCGGGGCCGGGCGGGCAGGGCGTCAACACCGCCGACTCCCGCGTCGAGCTGGTGTGGGACGTCGCGGGCTCCGCCCTCCCCGACCACGTACGCCGCCGGGTGCTCGACCAGCTGGCCGGCCGACTGGTCGACGGGGTGATCACCGTGGCCGCCTCCGAGCACCGCACCCAGCTGGCCAACCGCCGCGCCGCGCGGGAGCGCCTCGCGACGCTCGTCCGCCGCGCGGCCGGCCCGCCGCCTGCGAAGCGGCGACCCACGAAGCCCACCCGCGGCTCACAGCGTCGTCGCCTCGATGCCAAGAAGCGTCGTGGCGAGGTGAAGCGTGGCCGATCCGGCGACTGGTCCTGA
- the purL gene encoding phosphoribosylformylglycinamidine synthase subunit PurL produces the protein MLDTVAVAAEDPNREQPWADLGLKADEYARIREILGRRPTSSELAMYSVMWSEHCSYKSSKVHLKQFGELPQETPVGKMLAGIGENAGVIDVGQGYAVTFKVESHNHPSYVEPYQGAATGIGGIVRDILAMGARPVAVMDPLRFGPLDAPDTHRVLPGIVAGVGGYGNCLGLPNIGGEAVFDSTYLGNPLVNALCVGVLKHEDLHLAKASGVGNQVILYGARTGGDGIGGVSVLASETFDADGPAKRPSVQVGDPFMEKLLIECTLEIFAAGLVAGIQDLGGAGLSCATSELASAGDGGMHVELDRVPLRDSTLAPEEILMSESQERMMAVVEPDDVAAFMAICAKWDVEAVVVGEVTDTGRLEIDWHGERVVDVPPRSVAHDGPTYQRPFARPDWQDALQADAAEALPRPADAAELRETVLRLVASPNLCDKSWITDQYDRYVRGNTVLSQPADSGMIRIDEQTNLGVSVSTDCNGRYAKLDPYAGAQLALAESYRNVATGGATPLAVSDCLNFGSPEDPSVMWQFAEACRGLKDACLELGVPVTGGNVSLYNQTGETAILPTPVVAVLGVIEDVTRRTPSSWSTVGETVLLLGETREELSGSEWAHVVHGHLGGRPPALSLQGEKALAALLHEAVGLVTSAHDLSDGGLAQALLEASLPSMTGASVSLAGVHEDPFVALFSESTGRVLVTVPAGDTARLTDLAARHGVPVTELGTTGGDSVDLQGLFDLPLLEVRSAWMATLPAALG, from the coding sequence GTGCTGGACACCGTCGCCGTCGCCGCCGAGGACCCGAACCGCGAGCAGCCCTGGGCCGATCTCGGCCTGAAGGCCGACGAGTACGCCAGGATCCGCGAGATCCTCGGGCGCCGTCCCACCTCCTCGGAGCTGGCGATGTACTCGGTGATGTGGAGCGAGCACTGCTCCTACAAGTCCTCCAAGGTGCACCTCAAGCAGTTCGGCGAGCTGCCCCAGGAGACCCCGGTCGGCAAGATGCTCGCCGGCATCGGCGAGAACGCCGGCGTCATCGACGTCGGGCAGGGCTACGCGGTGACCTTCAAGGTCGAGTCGCACAACCACCCGTCGTACGTCGAGCCCTACCAGGGCGCCGCGACCGGCATCGGCGGCATCGTCCGCGACATCCTCGCGATGGGCGCGCGCCCGGTCGCCGTGATGGACCCGCTGCGCTTCGGCCCGCTCGACGCCCCCGACACCCACCGCGTGCTGCCCGGGATCGTGGCCGGCGTCGGCGGCTACGGCAACTGCCTGGGCCTGCCCAACATCGGCGGCGAGGCCGTCTTCGACTCCACCTACCTCGGCAACCCGCTGGTCAACGCCCTGTGCGTCGGCGTGCTCAAGCACGAGGACCTCCACCTGGCCAAGGCCTCCGGCGTGGGCAACCAGGTCATCCTCTACGGCGCCCGCACCGGCGGCGACGGCATCGGGGGCGTCTCCGTGCTGGCCTCGGAGACCTTCGACGCCGACGGCCCCGCCAAGCGGCCCTCGGTGCAGGTCGGCGACCCGTTCATGGAGAAGCTCCTCATCGAGTGCACGCTCGAGATCTTCGCCGCCGGCCTGGTCGCCGGCATCCAGGACCTCGGCGGCGCCGGGCTGTCCTGCGCGACCTCCGAGCTGGCCTCGGCCGGTGACGGCGGCATGCACGTCGAGCTCGACCGGGTGCCGCTGCGCGACTCCACGCTGGCTCCCGAGGAGATCCTCATGAGCGAGAGCCAGGAGCGGATGATGGCCGTCGTCGAGCCCGACGACGTCGCGGCGTTCATGGCCATCTGCGCCAAGTGGGACGTCGAGGCCGTCGTCGTCGGCGAGGTCACCGACACCGGTCGCCTCGAGATCGACTGGCACGGCGAGCGGGTCGTCGACGTCCCGCCGCGCTCGGTGGCCCACGACGGCCCGACGTACCAGCGCCCCTTCGCCCGCCCCGACTGGCAGGACGCCCTCCAGGCCGACGCCGCGGAGGCGCTGCCGCGCCCGGCCGACGCCGCGGAGCTGCGGGAGACCGTGCTGCGCCTGGTCGCCTCGCCGAACCTGTGCGACAAGTCCTGGATCACCGACCAGTACGACCGCTACGTCCGCGGCAACACCGTGCTCTCCCAGCCGGCCGACTCCGGGATGATCCGGATCGACGAGCAGACCAACCTCGGTGTCTCGGTCTCCACCGACTGCAACGGCCGCTACGCCAAGCTCGACCCGTACGCCGGGGCCCAGCTCGCCCTCGCCGAGTCCTACCGCAACGTCGCGACCGGCGGGGCGACCCCGCTGGCCGTCTCCGACTGCCTCAACTTCGGCTCGCCGGAGGACCCGTCGGTGATGTGGCAGTTCGCCGAGGCCTGCCGTGGCCTCAAGGACGCCTGCCTCGAGCTCGGCGTGCCCGTCACCGGCGGCAACGTCAGCCTCTACAACCAGACCGGCGAGACCGCGATCCTGCCGACCCCGGTCGTCGCCGTCCTCGGCGTCATCGAGGACGTCACCCGGCGCACCCCGTCGTCGTGGTCCACGGTCGGCGAGACCGTGCTGCTGCTCGGCGAGACCCGCGAGGAGCTCTCCGGTTCGGAGTGGGCGCACGTCGTCCACGGCCACCTCGGCGGCCGCCCGCCGGCGCTCTCGCTCCAGGGGGAGAAGGCCCTCGCCGCGCTGCTCCACGAGGCCGTCGGCCTCGTGACCTCCGCCCACGACCTGTCCGACGGCGGCCTCGCCCAGGCGCTGCTCGAGGCCTCGCTGCCGTCGATGACCGGCGCCTCGGTGTCGCTCGCCGGGGTCCACGAGGACCCGTTCGTCGCGCTCTTCTCCGAGTCCACCGGGCGCGTGCTCGTCACCGTGCCGGCCGGCGACACCGCCCGGCTGACCGACCTCGCCGCGCGCCACGGCGTACCCGTCACCGAGCTCGGCACCACCGGCGGTGACTCGGTGGACCTGCAGGGGCTCTTCGACCTGCCGCTCCTCGAGGTCCGCTCGGCCTGGATGGCCACCCTCCCCGCTGCGCTGGGCTGA
- a CDS encoding glycoside hydrolase domain-containing protein produces MTRPGLVRTRTSSRRALLRRAGSAAASGLLALTVLGAAPSGTAAYAAEVGARRSPIVDGGVVVTPGNFTGYGFDQCLAPDSKAMRTWWNNSPFSAVGIYISGKSRACRNQPNLSKEWVLQQATLGWRLLPITLGPQASCQPRFPRYSDDVRINPKPGRKKDYHKALKMGRAEAETTVADALALGIAEGSTLWYDLEGFDASNTDCRESALSFLSGWTQKLHRLGYVSGVYSSASSGIAALDDARVQRPDRYVLPDAIWIARWDGRANTDTTYIRDDGWRPGGRMKQYRGGHDETWGGVRINIDSNFLDLGRGTTARAEKDKCGGTRISWQDYPLLRPPRTKKNGQEVVPDPALVTTLQCLLRERKYFDGDLTGDYGSRTLKATRAWQADRGFDEQDLWSRQHWMSLLAAGSKPILKYGSSGDAVRRLQRTLNAASPKATLVVTGVYGPGVEPAVKDWQDRVGMEPSGVVNKRVWRKLLKGVRS; encoded by the coding sequence ATGACCCGACCGGGCCTCGTCCGCACCCGCACCTCCTCGCGCCGCGCCCTCCTGCGGCGCGCCGGCAGCGCCGCCGCCTCCGGGCTGCTCGCGCTGACCGTGCTCGGCGCCGCCCCGTCCGGCACCGCGGCGTACGCCGCCGAGGTCGGTGCTCGTCGCTCCCCCATCGTCGACGGGGGCGTGGTGGTCACGCCGGGCAACTTCACCGGCTACGGCTTCGACCAGTGCCTGGCGCCGGACAGCAAGGCGATGCGCACCTGGTGGAACAACTCACCGTTCTCCGCGGTCGGCATCTACATCTCCGGGAAGTCTCGCGCCTGCCGCAACCAGCCCAACCTCAGCAAGGAGTGGGTGCTCCAGCAGGCCACCCTCGGCTGGCGGCTGCTGCCGATCACCCTGGGCCCGCAGGCCTCCTGCCAGCCGCGCTTCCCGCGCTACTCCGACGACGTGCGGATCAACCCCAAGCCGGGGAGGAAGAAGGACTACCACAAGGCGCTGAAGATGGGCCGCGCCGAGGCGGAGACGACCGTCGCCGATGCCCTCGCGCTCGGCATCGCCGAGGGCAGCACGCTGTGGTACGACCTCGAGGGGTTCGACGCCTCCAACACCGACTGCCGTGAGTCGGCCCTGTCCTTCCTCTCCGGCTGGACCCAGAAGCTGCACCGCCTCGGCTACGTCTCCGGCGTCTACTCCAGCGCCAGCTCCGGCATCGCCGCCCTCGACGACGCCCGGGTCCAGCGCCCGGACCGCTACGTGCTGCCCGACGCCATCTGGATCGCCCGCTGGGACGGGAGGGCCAACACCGACACCACCTACATCCGCGACGACGGGTGGCGCCCCGGCGGCCGGATGAAGCAGTACCGCGGCGGCCACGACGAGACCTGGGGCGGCGTCCGCATCAACATCGACAGCAACTTCCTCGACCTCGGTCGCGGCACCACCGCCCGCGCCGAGAAGGACAAGTGCGGCGGCACGCGCATCAGCTGGCAGGACTACCCGCTGCTGCGCCCCCCGCGGACGAAGAAGAACGGCCAGGAGGTCGTGCCCGACCCGGCCCTGGTCACCACGCTGCAGTGCCTGCTGCGGGAGCGGAAGTACTTCGACGGCGACCTCACCGGCGACTACGGCAGCCGCACCCTCAAGGCCACCCGCGCCTGGCAGGCCGACCGCGGCTTCGACGAGCAGGACCTCTGGTCGCGCCAGCACTGGATGTCGCTGCTGGCCGCCGGCTCCAAGCCGATCCTGAAGTACGGCTCTTCCGGAGACGCCGTACGCCGCCTGCAGCGCACCCTCAACGCCGCCTCGCCCAAGGCGACCCTGGTGGTCACCGGCGTCTACGGCCCCGGCGTCGAGCCGGCCGTGAAGGACTGGCAGGACCGGGTGGGCATGGAGCCCTCCGGGGTCGTGAACAAGCGGGTCTGGCGCAAGCTGCTCAAGGGCGTCCGTAGCTGA
- a CDS encoding DUF3817 domain-containing protein — MSPALLFGRVAVAEAITWALLLTGMFLKYVTETTELGVSVFGMLHGVVFVAYGVVTLVVAVDQRWRPGRTLAALACAVPPFATVPFDRWVERRHPLADAWRLRTTDPTGPLERVVAWLVRSPTQGLAAGLVAVAALTGLALLVGPPTS, encoded by the coding sequence ATGAGCCCTGCACTGCTGTTCGGCCGCGTGGCGGTCGCCGAGGCCATCACCTGGGCGCTGCTGCTCACCGGCATGTTCCTCAAGTACGTCACCGAGACCACCGAGCTCGGGGTGAGCGTGTTCGGCATGCTGCACGGCGTCGTGTTCGTCGCGTACGGCGTGGTCACGCTCGTCGTCGCGGTCGACCAGCGCTGGCGGCCGGGTCGGACCCTGGCCGCGCTGGCCTGCGCCGTACCCCCCTTCGCGACCGTGCCCTTCGACCGGTGGGTCGAGCGGCGCCACCCGCTGGCCGACGCCTGGCGACTCCGCACGACCGACCCCACCGGCCCGCTCGAGCGCGTGGTCGCCTGGCTGGTCCGCTCCCCGACCCAGGGCCTGGCCGCCGGCCTGGTCGCCGTCGCCGCCCTCACCGGTCTGGCTCTCCTCGTCGGCCCGCCGACCTCCTGA
- the purQ gene encoding phosphoribosylformylglycinamidine synthase subunit PurQ: MKIGVVTFPGSLDDVDAARAVGIGGQEAVALWHGDHDLRGVDAVVLPGGFSYGDYLRCGAISRFSPVMTEVIEAAKKGMPVLGICNGFQILCESHLLPGALIRNDHRKFVCRDQRLRIENNRTAWTSAYAEGQEITVVLKNGEGGYVADEPTLDRLEGEGQVLARYLDLNPNGSARDIAGVTNERGNVVGLMPHPEHSVEELTGSGTDGLGFFTSLVESAFA, translated from the coding sequence GTGAAGATCGGCGTCGTCACCTTCCCGGGCTCCCTGGACGACGTCGACGCCGCGCGCGCGGTCGGTATCGGTGGCCAGGAGGCCGTCGCCCTGTGGCACGGCGACCACGACCTGAGGGGTGTCGACGCGGTCGTCCTGCCCGGCGGGTTCTCCTACGGCGACTACCTGCGCTGCGGCGCCATCTCCCGCTTCTCCCCGGTCATGACCGAGGTGATCGAGGCTGCGAAGAAGGGCATGCCCGTCCTCGGCATCTGCAACGGCTTCCAGATCCTCTGCGAGTCCCACCTGCTGCCCGGCGCGCTGATCCGCAACGACCACCGCAAGTTCGTCTGCCGCGACCAGCGCCTGCGCATCGAGAACAACCGCACCGCCTGGACCTCCGCCTACGCCGAGGGTCAGGAGATCACCGTCGTCCTCAAGAACGGCGAGGGCGGGTACGTCGCCGACGAGCCCACCCTCGACCGGCTCGAGGGCGAGGGCCAGGTGCTCGCCCGCTACCTCGACCTCAACCCCAACGGCTCGGCCCGCGACATCGCCGGCGTCACCAACGAGCGCGGCAACGTGGTGGGCCTGATGCCGCACCCCGAGCACTCCGTGGAGGAGCTCACCGGCTCCGGCACCGACGGGCTGGGCTTCTTCACCAGCCTCGTCGAGTCCGCCTTCGCCTGA
- the purS gene encoding phosphoribosylformylglycinamidine synthase subunit PurS: MARVVVDVMPKPEILDPQGKAVLGALPRLGFSGVTDVRQGKRFELEIAGEVTAEVLAEVEKMAETLLSNPVIENFAVHVEDDVTPAAGSPA; encoded by the coding sequence GTGGCCCGTGTCGTCGTCGACGTGATGCCCAAGCCCGAGATCCTCGACCCCCAGGGCAAGGCCGTGCTCGGCGCACTGCCCCGCCTCGGCTTCTCCGGCGTGACCGACGTCCGCCAGGGCAAGCGCTTCGAGCTCGAGATCGCCGGCGAGGTGACCGCCGAGGTCCTCGCCGAGGTCGAGAAGATGGCCGAGACCCTGCTGTCCAACCCCGTGATCGAGAACTTCGCGGTCCACGTCGAGGACGACGTCACGCCCGCCGCCGGGAGCCCCGCGTGA